The Pirellulales bacterium genome has a segment encoding these proteins:
- a CDS encoding LON peptidase substrate-binding domain-containing protein — MPSDEFSFSADTFSGTARLFPLPNLVMFPHVMQPLHIFEPRYRAMLEEALAGDRLFALCLLSPGWETDYEGRPPVHPVACLCRVATHHVTEQGTYNVLVWGLRRIKIVRELPPTKLFREAEVTLLDDVYPEENASRRGALQRRLVAAFRKVLPKLPVAQSQLEPFLTDQINLGMLTDIVTYTSNLDQKIKTELLAQPLPDLRALLLLECLTGGKKGSPLCNRDFPPAFSSN, encoded by the coding sequence ATGCCATCCGATGAATTCTCATTTTCGGCAGATACATTCAGCGGCACCGCGAGGCTGTTTCCGCTGCCAAATTTGGTGATGTTTCCGCACGTCATGCAGCCGCTGCACATTTTCGAGCCCCGCTATCGGGCCATGCTGGAAGAAGCGCTGGCTGGCGACAGGTTGTTCGCCCTCTGTTTATTGTCCCCGGGCTGGGAGACCGATTACGAAGGCCGTCCGCCGGTGCACCCGGTGGCCTGTTTGTGCCGCGTGGCCACGCATCACGTGACCGAGCAGGGGACATATAATGTGCTGGTGTGGGGCCTGCGGCGCATTAAAATTGTCCGCGAGCTACCACCGACAAAATTGTTTCGCGAGGCGGAAGTGACGCTCTTGGATGACGTTTATCCTGAGGAAAACGCTTCACGCCGCGGCGCCTTGCAACGCCGTTTGGTTGCGGCTTTTCGAAAAGTCCTGCCCAAGTTGCCCGTGGCGCAATCGCAATTGGAGCCGTTTTTGACCGATCAAATCAACCTGGGAATGTTAACCGATATTGTGACTTATACGTCGAACTTGGACCAAAAAATCAAGACCGAATTGCTCGCCCAGCCTCTTCCCGACCTGCGCGCCCTGCTACTATTAGAGTGTTTGACGGGGGGCAAAAAAGGCAGCCCCCTGTGCAATCGGGACTTTCCGCCGGCGTTCAGCAGCAATTGA
- a CDS encoding molybdenum cofactor biosynthesis protein MoaE yields the protein MIELTPNAIDTSPLLDRVQTPAAGAVVLFLGTAREITGSRRTDSLDYECYPEMAQRKLAELETEARRRWPITECCVVHRLGHLRPGEISVAVAVSTPHRSDAFAAARWLIDAIKTEVPIWKRENWSDGAADWIHPTSSADH from the coding sequence ATGATCGAACTGACCCCCAACGCCATCGATACCTCCCCCCTGCTGGACCGTGTGCAGACGCCGGCAGCCGGCGCGGTAGTGTTATTTCTGGGCACGGCCCGCGAGATAACCGGCAGCCGCCGCACCGATTCGCTCGATTATGAGTGCTATCCGGAAATGGCCCAACGTAAGCTGGCCGAGTTGGAAACCGAAGCTCGCCGCCGCTGGCCGATAACCGAATGCTGCGTCGTGCACCGCCTGGGTCACTTGCGGCCGGGCGAAATCAGCGTGGCCGTGGCGGTTAGCACGCCGCACCGCAGCGATGCCTTTGCCGCCGCCCGCTGGCTGATCGACGCCATTAAAACCGAAGTGCCCATTTGGAAACGCGAAAACTGGTCCGACGGCGCTGCCGACTGGATCCATCCAACTTCGTCCGCCGACCACTGA
- a CDS encoding anaerobic glycerol-3-phosphate dehydrogenase subunit C, translating into MDPERQRIQDDLRGLVAGDVRCDDVFLQLFASDASLYELKPLAVVRPRNTADVSAVVKYAAEKKISIHARGAGTGLAGEALGRGIIIDFSRYMRRIVRTEAEAVHVQSGAVLALLNQHLRGFGRLFGPDPANSSVTTMGSVIAVDASGSYWPKYGSARQHVFSLEVVLADGTVMNLGRESLSFEVAPSGESTARQNGNAGAQTAVAEAAPPTAATSRRQELVQKVAELLERNSQLIAAHQPKSLVNTCGYQLTDVLSATHLNLARLMCGSEGTLALVTAATLATQPLPRFRGAAMLFFDRLENAALAIQEILPFAPAACDLLDRRHLSLARETSPEYEVLIPPAAEAVLLVEHSGDDATRIRQQITATVDRVRRKTQLAFDARQAFDSADVDFYWQLARRVVPTLHRLKGPVRPVPIVEDVAVPPDQLPDFLVRLQNTLKKLQVTASLYGHAGHGQLHIRPFVDLTNPADVQKMEALAAELYAEVFAVGGTVSGEHGDGYSRTPFVRQQYGELYDVFRQLKATFDPLNILNPGKIVADEPASIVRNLRPAGTTPSGNGATPPLAPREQTSLLGDTPAQHPIPVTAPPPAPRTVELHLNWNLEQVVDEAQRCNGCGACRSQLPDVRMCPIFRVLPSEEASPRAKANLLRAVFDGRSDPQIAHREEFKAVADLCVNCHQCRIECPAGIDIPKLMIEAKAMYVDANGLQPSQWLLARFDILSQFGCSLHPLANWAINNRVARWVLEKTLGIAQGRKLPRFARRSFTRRAARRRLTRPTRRTGRKVLYFVDTYANYHDPQLADALVAVMEHNGVAVYVHPAQKPSGMGFFSLGSLGPARRLASHNLHLLAEAVRQGYHIVATEPSTVLCLTHEYLNLIDDGDARAVAANTSDASAYLWALHQQGKLQLDLKPLHAVVGYHQPCHIRALGIGTPSENLLRLIPGMSLQSIERGCSGMAGLWGLQRENYRTSLRAGWGLISRLRDPALQVGVTECSCCKIQMEQGTPKPTIHPLKLLALSYGLMPEIAQLLTQRSEELVVT; encoded by the coding sequence ATGGATCCCGAACGCCAACGAATTCAAGACGACCTGCGCGGGCTTGTCGCCGGCGACGTGCGCTGCGACGACGTGTTCCTGCAATTGTTCGCCAGCGACGCCAGTTTGTACGAGTTGAAGCCGCTGGCCGTGGTCCGTCCGCGCAACACTGCCGACGTGTCGGCCGTGGTCAAATACGCCGCCGAAAAGAAAATTTCCATTCACGCCCGCGGGGCGGGAACCGGCCTGGCGGGAGAAGCGCTGGGCCGGGGAATCATTATCGATTTTTCGCGCTACATGCGCCGCATTGTGCGAACCGAAGCCGAAGCAGTTCATGTGCAATCCGGCGCGGTGCTGGCCCTGTTGAACCAGCATTTGCGCGGTTTCGGTCGCCTTTTCGGCCCCGATCCCGCCAACAGCAGCGTCACCACCATGGGCAGCGTCATCGCCGTCGACGCCTCGGGCAGCTACTGGCCGAAATATGGCTCGGCCAGGCAACATGTTTTCAGCCTGGAAGTGGTGTTGGCCGACGGCACGGTGATGAATTTGGGCCGAGAATCGTTGTCCTTCGAGGTCGCTCCGTCGGGCGAATCTACAGCGCGCCAAAACGGCAATGCCGGCGCGCAAACCGCCGTGGCCGAAGCGGCGCCTCCCACCGCGGCCACATCGCGCCGCCAGGAGCTCGTGCAAAAAGTCGCCGAACTTTTGGAGCGCAATTCGCAGTTAATTGCCGCGCATCAACCAAAATCGTTGGTCAACACCTGCGGTTATCAATTGACGGACGTGCTTAGCGCGACCCATCTAAATCTCGCCCGGCTAATGTGCGGTTCGGAGGGCACGTTGGCTCTGGTGACCGCAGCCACTCTGGCCACGCAGCCGTTGCCCCGTTTTCGCGGCGCGGCCATGCTGTTTTTCGATCGCCTGGAGAATGCCGCGCTGGCGATTCAGGAAATTTTGCCGTTTGCGCCGGCGGCTTGCGATTTGTTGGATCGACGTCATTTAAGCCTGGCTCGCGAAACCAGCCCGGAGTACGAAGTGCTAATCCCGCCCGCAGCGGAAGCCGTGTTGTTGGTGGAACATTCCGGCGACGATGCCACGCGAATTCGTCAACAGATTACGGCCACGGTCGACCGGGTCCGCCGCAAAACGCAACTGGCCTTCGACGCCCGGCAAGCATTCGATTCGGCCGATGTCGATTTTTATTGGCAGCTTGCCCGCCGCGTAGTTCCCACGTTGCACCGCTTGAAAGGCCCCGTGCGTCCGGTTCCCATTGTCGAAGATGTGGCGGTTCCGCCGGATCAACTTCCCGATTTCCTGGTGCGGTTGCAAAACACGCTTAAAAAGCTGCAAGTCACGGCTTCGCTATACGGCCACGCCGGTCACGGCCAGTTGCACATTCGGCCGTTTGTCGATCTCACGAACCCCGCAGACGTGCAAAAAATGGAAGCGTTGGCTGCCGAACTGTATGCCGAGGTGTTTGCCGTGGGAGGCACTGTCAGCGGCGAACATGGCGACGGCTACAGCCGCACGCCGTTCGTCCGCCAACAATATGGCGAACTGTACGACGTGTTTCGCCAATTGAAAGCCACGTTCGATCCGCTCAATATTCTTAATCCCGGGAAAATTGTGGCTGACGAACCGGCGTCCATCGTGCGCAATCTTCGCCCCGCGGGAACCACGCCCAGTGGCAACGGCGCTACGCCGCCCCTTGCGCCCCGCGAACAAACATCCCTGCTGGGCGACACCCCCGCCCAACATCCAATTCCTGTCACCGCGCCGCCGCCAGCGCCCCGCACCGTCGAATTGCATCTCAACTGGAATTTGGAACAGGTCGTGGACGAAGCGCAACGTTGCAATGGCTGCGGCGCTTGCCGGTCGCAGCTTCCCGATGTGCGAATGTGTCCCATTTTTCGGGTCCTGCCTTCCGAGGAAGCCTCGCCGCGAGCCAAAGCCAATTTGCTGCGTGCCGTGTTCGACGGCCGTTCCGATCCGCAAATTGCCCATCGCGAAGAATTCAAAGCCGTGGCTGATTTGTGCGTCAACTGTCACCAATGCCGCATCGAGTGCCCCGCCGGCATCGATATTCCCAAACTGATGATCGAAGCCAAGGCAATGTACGTCGATGCCAACGGTCTGCAGCCCAGCCAATGGCTGTTGGCGCGGTTCGACATACTCAGCCAGTTCGGATGTTCCTTGCATCCGCTGGCCAACTGGGCCATCAATAACCGAGTGGCTCGTTGGGTTCTCGAAAAAACTTTGGGCATTGCCCAGGGAAGAAAGTTGCCGCGATTTGCTCGCCGCAGTTTCACCCGCCGTGCCGCCCGCCGCCGGCTCACGCGCCCCACTCGCCGCACGGGCCGCAAAGTGCTGTACTTCGTCGATACGTATGCCAACTATCACGATCCGCAACTGGCCGACGCTCTCGTGGCAGTCATGGAACATAATGGCGTGGCCGTCTACGTGCATCCCGCTCAAAAACCCAGCGGCATGGGGTTTTTCTCACTCGGCTCGTTGGGGCCGGCCCGCCGCCTGGCCTCCCACAATTTGCATCTCTTGGCCGAGGCCGTCCGGCAAGGCTACCACATCGTGGCTACGGAACCCTCCACGGTGTTGTGCTTAACGCACGAATATCTCAATCTGATCGACGATGGCGACGCCCGGGCCGTCGCCGCCAACACCAGCGATGCCAGCGCGTATTTGTGGGCCCTGCATCAACAAGGAAAGTTGCAGCTCGATCTCAAGCCGCTGCACGCCGTCGTGGGTTATCACCAGCCGTGCCACATCCGTGCGCTGGGCATCGGCACGCCCAGCGAAAATTTGCTGCGGCTGATTCCTGGAATGAGCCTGCAATCCATCGAACGCGGCTGCTCCGGAATGGCAGGACTGTGGGGTTTGCAACGCGAAAATTACCGCACCAGCCTGCGCGCCGGTTGGGGTTTAATTTCGCGGCTGCGCGATCCGGCCCTGCAAGTCGGCGTGACCGAATGCAGTTGCTGCAAAATTCAAATGGAGCAAGGCACGCCCAAGCCCACCATTCATCCGCTGAAGCTGCTGGCTTTATCGTACGGCCTGATGCCCGAAATCGCTCAACTCCTGACGCAGCGCAGCGAGGAACTGGTCGTCACCTGA
- the folE gene encoding GTP cyclohydrolase I FolE, producing the protein MSPHPIHTDIFNSTLDLEEDEAAAASLASDTVDLPRIEHAVREILAAVGEDPDREGLRETPARVARMYAELFSGLHQNPRAHLQKFFTQEYDEVVLIRDIAFNSICEHHMLPFMGQAHIAYIPNGRVIGLSKLARVVEVVSKRPQVQERMTEDIANLLVDELDAKGVAVVIEATHTCMTIRGVRKPGSVCVTSAMKGVFRSNLSSRSEVMTLIYGERR; encoded by the coding sequence ATGTCTCCACATCCGATCCATACCGACATTTTCAACAGCACGCTGGATTTGGAAGAAGATGAAGCGGCGGCAGCGTCGCTCGCTTCAGATACTGTCGATCTGCCGCGCATCGAACATGCCGTGCGCGAAATTCTGGCCGCCGTCGGCGAAGACCCTGACCGCGAAGGCCTCCGCGAAACACCAGCCCGCGTGGCCCGCATGTATGCCGAGCTGTTCAGTGGATTGCACCAAAATCCCCGCGCCCATTTACAAAAATTCTTCACGCAGGAGTATGACGAAGTGGTGCTGATTCGCGACATCGCCTTCAACAGCATTTGCGAGCACCACATGCTCCCCTTCATGGGTCAAGCGCACATCGCGTACATTCCCAATGGCCGCGTCATCGGGCTCAGCAAACTGGCCCGCGTGGTCGAAGTGGTCTCCAAACGGCCGCAAGTGCAGGAGCGCATGACCGAAGACATTGCCAATTTGCTGGTGGACGAATTGGATGCCAAAGGCGTGGCCGTGGTGATCGAAGCCACGCACACGTGCATGACCATCCGCGGCGTGCGCAAGCCAGGCAGCGTCTGCGTGACCTCGGCCATGAAGGGTGTGTTCCGCTCCAACCTGTCCAGCCGCTCGGAAGTGATGACGCTAATTTACGGCGAACGGCGGTAA
- a CDS encoding class I adenylate-forming enzyme family protein yields the protein MASTQSPVAESLRQALFANRPLMPAKDRAALVTLYARWSWNDMAQLTAGAVQELSALRGQRVAVVHRGDGPTWAALAALDELRADVFLLNPMLSRAAQRQLADEFSLAAIVSTANAVNGERQVHEIQPFENAAAGSGQSTVTILTSGTSGRPKAVRHHWGSLCRPVRLTAAQQPPVWLQTYLPNLYAGVQVSLQCLLNGGMLVCPDPAADVDQIIEMMLQERVAFASATPSYWRRLLLFGNAQKLRSVPLKQITLGGEVVDQQVLDLLKATFPQARIAHIYATSELGRCFSVTDGQAGFPARWIGSVTTDGVELKIEEDELLARSPNVMLGYDRLSVPSDINAGSAPANAWIATGDLVRRIGDRCVFVGRSSDMINVGGNKVYPQEVEPVLRAVPGVADVRVYAAQSSLVGQLVAAQVVAARAEEADAVKDRVIETAARTLAPHQRPRLIDMVARIELSDAGKMVRR from the coding sequence ATGGCATCCACCCAGTCACCGGTGGCCGAATCGCTGCGGCAAGCTTTGTTTGCCAATCGTCCGTTGATGCCGGCAAAAGACCGGGCCGCTTTGGTGACCTTGTACGCGCGATGGTCGTGGAACGACATGGCGCAATTGACGGCTGGGGCCGTGCAGGAGCTTTCCGCGCTGCGTGGCCAACGGGTGGCCGTGGTGCATCGTGGTGACGGTCCTACTTGGGCCGCACTGGCGGCGCTCGATGAATTACGGGCCGACGTATTTTTGTTGAATCCCATGCTGAGCCGCGCTGCGCAGCGTCAATTGGCCGACGAATTCAGTTTGGCGGCGATTGTTTCCACAGCGAATGCCGTCAACGGCGAACGACAGGTTCATGAAATTCAGCCGTTCGAAAACGCCGCCGCCGGTAGCGGGCAAAGCACCGTCACCATTCTCACCTCGGGCACTTCTGGGCGACCCAAAGCCGTGCGGCATCATTGGGGCAGCCTGTGCCGGCCTGTGCGATTGACGGCGGCCCAGCAACCGCCCGTTTGGCTACAAACGTATTTGCCCAATTTGTACGCCGGCGTGCAGGTGTCGTTGCAATGCCTGCTGAATGGCGGAATGCTGGTGTGTCCCGATCCAGCTGCCGATGTTGACCAGATCATCGAAATGATGCTCCAAGAGCGCGTGGCATTTGCATCGGCTACGCCATCCTATTGGCGGCGGTTGCTGCTGTTTGGCAATGCGCAAAAGCTGCGCTCCGTGCCGCTGAAGCAGATCACACTGGGGGGCGAGGTGGTCGATCAGCAGGTTTTGGATTTGTTGAAAGCCACATTCCCGCAGGCCCGAATCGCGCACATTTACGCCACCTCGGAATTGGGGCGGTGTTTTTCTGTGACGGACGGCCAAGCAGGATTTCCGGCCCGTTGGATTGGATCGGTGACAACCGACGGCGTGGAATTGAAGATCGAAGAGGACGAACTCCTGGCCCGTTCGCCCAATGTCATGCTAGGTTATGATAGGTTAAGCGTTCCGTCTGATATAAACGCCGGCAGCGCGCCAGCGAACGCGTGGATTGCCACCGGCGATCTCGTGCGGCGAATTGGCGACCGCTGCGTGTTTGTCGGCCGAAGCAGCGACATGATCAACGTGGGCGGGAACAAGGTTTACCCGCAAGAAGTAGAACCCGTGTTGCGGGCCGTTCCCGGCGTGGCTGACGTGCGAGTGTACGCAGCGCAATCATCGCTGGTAGGGCAATTGGTGGCGGCGCAAGTGGTGGCGGCACGTGCGGAGGAAGCCGATGCGGTGAAAGACAGAGTTATAGAAACGGCGGCGCGAACTTTGGCCCCGCATCAACGGCCGCGATTGATTGACATGGTGGCACGAATTGAACTTTCCGACGCAGGCAAAATGGTGCGGCGATAA
- a CDS encoding MoaD/ThiS family protein translates to MKIRLQLFAAARQWAGADAVELDVPSGATVADVRKALLARLPRLAQFGLQLRFAVNADYADEATTIPAGANLACIPPVSGG, encoded by the coding sequence ATGAAAATCCGCCTTCAGCTTTTTGCCGCGGCCCGGCAATGGGCCGGCGCCGATGCCGTCGAACTCGACGTCCCCTCCGGCGCCACCGTGGCCGATGTGCGGAAAGCCCTACTGGCTCGGCTCCCCCGTCTGGCTCAATTTGGCCTGCAATTGCGTTTTGCCGTGAACGCCGACTACGCCGACGAGGCCACCACCATTCCCGCTGGCGCTAACTTAGCATGTATCCCTCCGGTCAGTGGCGGGTAG
- a CDS encoding DUF309 domain-containing protein, protein MAEHPADDESNYHPLYLEGIEYFNQCDFFESHESWEELWTDYRGPSRKFYQGLIQAAVALFHFGNGNIRGAKKLYHSTCGYLNPYCPRHIGLDLEKFLGEFDRCFAEVALCNADEFPVIELDPELIPEIHLDPPAG, encoded by the coding sequence ATGGCCGAACATCCAGCCGACGACGAAAGCAACTATCATCCATTATACTTGGAGGGGATCGAATACTTCAATCAGTGCGATTTCTTCGAGAGTCACGAATCGTGGGAGGAATTGTGGACCGATTATCGTGGTCCGTCGCGCAAATTTTACCAGGGGCTCATTCAGGCCGCCGTCGCGTTGTTTCATTTCGGCAACGGCAACATCCGGGGCGCCAAAAAACTGTATCATAGCACTTGTGGTTATTTGAATCCGTATTGTCCCAGACACATCGGCCTGGATTTGGAAAAATTCCTGGGTGAATTCGATCGCTGCTTTGCCGAAGTGGCCCTGTGCAACGCGGACGAGTTTCCCGTCATCGAGCTCGATCCGGAACTGATTCCGGAAATACACCTCGACCCGCCGGCGGGATAA
- the moaA gene encoding GTP 3',8-cyclase MoaA codes for MLLDAFGRIHNSLRISVTDRCNLRCFYCMPMEDVQFLPRSELLTFEEITRFVQAMAKLGIDKLRLTGGEPLLRHQLPKLVKMLSAVPGIRDIALTSNGLLLSEQADALHAAGLHRLNVSLDALSETAFQRIARRKGLQRVLDGIFAAQQAGFGNIRLNAVSIRGMTEDEIVPLALFARRHGLELRFIEYMPLDAEHHWNHDQMLSGDEVRDIIEREVGTLEPLPVADPSQPAADFRYLDGDGRVGFINPVSQPFCGACNRLRLTAEGQVRNCLFSTVEWDARALLRSGASDDELAILVAACVRAKKAGHGIDTPDFVQPARAMYQIGG; via the coding sequence ATGCTTCTTGATGCCTTCGGCCGAATTCACAACAGCTTGCGCATTAGCGTGACCGATCGCTGCAATCTGCGCTGCTTCTATTGCATGCCGATGGAAGATGTCCAATTTCTGCCGCGCTCCGAATTGCTCACGTTCGAGGAAATTACCCGTTTTGTACAGGCTATGGCGAAGTTGGGAATCGACAAGCTGCGGCTCACCGGCGGCGAACCGCTCTTGCGGCACCAGTTGCCTAAGTTGGTGAAAATGCTGTCCGCCGTGCCCGGCATCCGCGATATTGCCCTCACCTCCAATGGCCTGCTGCTGTCCGAGCAGGCCGACGCTCTACACGCCGCGGGCTTGCACCGCTTGAACGTCAGTCTCGACGCTCTCTCGGAAACTGCCTTCCAGCGCATCGCCCGGCGAAAGGGCTTGCAGCGCGTGCTGGACGGCATTTTTGCCGCACAACAGGCTGGCTTTGGCAACATCCGCCTGAATGCGGTTTCGATCCGCGGCATGACCGAGGACGAAATCGTGCCGCTGGCCCTGTTTGCCCGCCGGCACGGCCTGGAATTGCGATTCATCGAGTACATGCCGCTGGATGCGGAGCATCATTGGAACCACGATCAAATGCTCAGCGGCGACGAAGTGCGCGACATCATCGAGCGTGAAGTCGGCACGTTGGAGCCGCTCCCCGTGGCAGATCCCAGCCAGCCCGCCGCTGATTTCCGCTATCTCGACGGCGACGGCCGTGTCGGCTTCATCAATCCCGTGTCGCAGCCGTTTTGCGGTGCTTGCAACCGGCTGCGACTGACTGCCGAGGGGCAAGTTCGCAACTGTCTGTTTTCCACCGTCGAATGGGATGCCCGCGCTCTGCTGCGCTCTGGCGCCAGTGACGATGAATTGGCAATCTTGGTCGCCGCCTGCGTCCGCGCCAAAAAGGCCGGTCACGGCATCGACACCCCCGATTTTGTCCAGCCCGCCCGCGCCATGTACCAAATCGGCGGCTAA